In Gemmatimonadota bacterium, the genomic window GAGGCCAGGTTCACCACGTGGCCTCCGCGCCCGCGCTTCAGCATCGCCGGCAGGAAGAAGTGGCAGCCGTGGATCACGCCGAAGAGGTTGATCCGCGCGATCCACTCCCAGTCCTCGAGCGGCGTATCCAGAAAGAGCCCGCCCAGACCCACGCCGGCGTTGTTCACCAGGAGGTCCACGGCCTCGATTTCCTGGTGGACGGCCTCGGCCAGCTCACCGACCTCGTCGCGGCTCGCGACGTCGACGCGCCGGGCGAGGACCTCGCGCCCGAGGCCGCGAATCTCCTGCTCTGTCTCGGCGAGTCTCGCCTCGTCGACGTCGCAGATCACCAGGTCCGCGCCGCGGCGCGCGCACGCCAGAGCGGTCTCCCTGCCAATGCCGCAGGCGGCGCCGGTGACGAGAGCGACCTTGCCACCGAGATCGCGGACCTCCATCGCTCAGGACTCGAAGAGCGGGGGCTGCTGCGCCAGGAAGCTCCGCTT contains:
- a CDS encoding SDR family NAD(P)-dependent oxidoreductase, yielding MEVRDLGGKVALVTGAACGIGRETALACARRGADLVICDVDEARLAETEQEIRGLGREVLARRVDVASRDEVGELAEAVHQEIEAVDLLVNNAGVGLGGLFLDTPLEDWEWIARINLFGVIHGCHFFLPAMLKRGRGGHVVNLASAAAYAPLPAQSAYAATKFAVLGLSETLRAELAASGIGVTAVCPGFINTSIVETSRLRGVVADPENRRRTRAFYRRRSYGPERVASNILKAVQRNRAVAPISPEAWLAYFGMRLVPGLFRWTNSKLVARALSDES